In a genomic window of Callithrix jacchus isolate 240 chromosome 22, calJac240_pri, whole genome shotgun sequence:
- the MED26 gene encoding mediator of RNA polymerase II transcription subunit 26 isoform X2 codes for MVAVLEVISSLEKYPITKEALEETRLGKLINDVRKKTKNEELAKRAKKLLRSWQKLIEPAHQHEVALRGLAGATGSANGGAHNCRPEVGAAGPPRSIHDLKSRNDLQRLPGQRLDRLGSRKRRGDQRDLGHPGPPPKVSKATHDPLVPNSSPLPTNGISGSPESFPGSLDGSGHAGPEGSRLERGENDKHGGKIPINAVRPHTSSPGLSKPPGPCLQAKASVLQQLDRVDETPGPPHPKGPPRCSFSPRNSRHEGSFARQQNLYVPKGSMPSPSPRPQTLDATQVPSPLPLAQPSTPPVRRPELLSSSESPVRWLEQPESHQRLAGPGCKAGLSPAEPLLSRAGFSPDSSKADSDAASSGGSDSKKKKRYRPRDYTVNLDGQVAEAGVKPVRLKERKLTFDPMTRQIKPLTQKEPVRADSPVHMEQPSRTELDKQEAKASLQSPFEQTNWKELSRNEIIQSYLSRQSSLLSSSGAQTPGAHHFMSEYLKQEESTRRGARQLHVLVPQSPPTDLPGLTREVTQDDLNRIQASQWPGVNGCQDTQGNWYDWTQCISLDPHGDDGRLNILPYVCLD; via the exons ATGGTGGCGGTGCTGGAAGTCATCTCCAGCCTGGAGAAATACCCCATTACCAAAGAGGCACTTGAG GAAACACGGCTTGGGAAGCTCATCAACGACGTCCGCAAGAAAACCAAGAACGAGGAGCTCGCCAAGCGGGCCAAGAAACTACTTCGGAGCTGGCAGAAGCTCATCGAGCCAGCACACCAGCATGAGGTGGCACTGCGGGGGCTGGCAGGGGCCACCGGCTCTGCTAACGGGGGCGCACACAACTGCCGGCCAGAGGTCGGGGCGGCCGGCCCGCCCAGGAGCATCCACGACCTGAAAAGCCGCAATGACCTCCAGAGGCTGCCTGGGCAGCGGCTGGACAGACTGGGCAGCCGCAAGCGCCGGGGTGACCAGCGTGACCTTGGCCACCCGGGGCCGCCACCCAAGGTCTCCAAAGCTACCCATGACCCCCTGGTCCCCAACTCATCCCCCCTCCCCACCAATGGGATCAGTGGGAGCCCAGAGAGTTTCCCCGGCTCCCTGGATGGCAGCGGGCATGCAGGCCCGGAGGGCAGCCGCCTGGAACGTGGTGAGAACGACAAGCACGGTGGCAAGATCCCCATCAATGCCGTGCGGCCACACACCAGCTCCCCAGGCCTGAGTAAACCCCCTGGGCCCTGCTTGCAGGCAAAGGCTTCAGTGCTGCAGCAGTTGGACAGGGTGGACGAGACTCCAGGGCCTCCCCACCCCAAGGGGCCCCCTCGCTGCTCTTTCAGTCCTCGGAACTCACGGCATGAGGGCTCCTTTGCCCGGCAGCAGAACTTGTATGTACCTAAGGGctccatgcccagcccctcaCCACGGCCCCAGACACTTGATGCCACACAGGTGCCGTCACCGCTTCCACTGGCACAGCCGTCCACACCCCCTGTGCGGCGGCCTGAGCTGCTGTCCAGCTCGGAAAGCCCAGTACGCTGGCTTGAGCAGCCTGAGAGCCACCAACGGCTGGCAGGGCCAGGCTGCAAGGCTGGGCTATCCCCGGCCGAGCCCCTCCTGTCCCGGGCAGGCTTCTCCCCAGACTCCTCCAAGGCGGACAGTGATGCTGCCTCCTCTGGGGGTTCGGACAGTAAAAAGAAGAAGAGGTACCGGCCTCGAGACTACACGGTTAACTTGGACGGGCAGGTGGCCGAGGCGGGCGTCAAGCCTGTCCGGTTAAAAGAGCGGAAGCTCACCTTTGACCCCATGACAAGACAGATCAAACCTCTGACCCAGAAAGAGCCAGTGCGGGCAGACAGCCCTGTGCACATGGAGCAGCCGTCCAGGACAGAGCTGGACAAgcaggaggccaaggccagcctCCAGAGCCCCTTCGAACAGACGAACTGGAAGGAGCTGTCACGCAATGAGATCATCCAGTCCTACCTGAGCCGGCAGAGCAGCCTGCTCTCATCTTCGGGCGCACAGACCCCGGGGGCTCACCACTTCATGTCTGAGTACCTGAAGCAGGAGGAGAGCACCCGGCGAGGGGCCAGGCAGCTGCACGTGCTGGTGCCTCAAAGCCCGCCCACGGACCTCCCTGGGCTGACCCGGGAGGTCACACAGGACGATCTAAACAGAATCCAGGCCAGCCAGTGGCCGGGGGTGAACGGGTGTCAGGACACACAGGGTAACTGGTATGACTGGACGCAGTGCATATCGCTCGATCCTCACGGTGACGATGGGCGCTTGAACATTCTGCCTTATGTCTGCTTAGACTGA
- the MED26 gene encoding mediator of RNA polymerase II transcription subunit 26 isoform X1: MTAAPASPQQIRDRLLQAIDPQSNIRNMVAVLEVISSLEKYPITKEALEETRLGKLINDVRKKTKNEELAKRAKKLLRSWQKLIEPAHQHEVALRGLAGATGSANGGAHNCRPEVGAAGPPRSIHDLKSRNDLQRLPGQRLDRLGSRKRRGDQRDLGHPGPPPKVSKATHDPLVPNSSPLPTNGISGSPESFPGSLDGSGHAGPEGSRLERGENDKHGGKIPINAVRPHTSSPGLSKPPGPCLQAKASVLQQLDRVDETPGPPHPKGPPRCSFSPRNSRHEGSFARQQNLYVPKGSMPSPSPRPQTLDATQVPSPLPLAQPSTPPVRRPELLSSSESPVRWLEQPESHQRLAGPGCKAGLSPAEPLLSRAGFSPDSSKADSDAASSGGSDSKKKKRYRPRDYTVNLDGQVAEAGVKPVRLKERKLTFDPMTRQIKPLTQKEPVRADSPVHMEQPSRTELDKQEAKASLQSPFEQTNWKELSRNEIIQSYLSRQSSLLSSSGAQTPGAHHFMSEYLKQEESTRRGARQLHVLVPQSPPTDLPGLTREVTQDDLNRIQASQWPGVNGCQDTQGNWYDWTQCISLDPHGDDGRLNILPYVCLD, encoded by the exons ATCCGGAACATGGTGGCGGTGCTGGAAGTCATCTCCAGCCTGGAGAAATACCCCATTACCAAAGAGGCACTTGAG GAAACACGGCTTGGGAAGCTCATCAACGACGTCCGCAAGAAAACCAAGAACGAGGAGCTCGCCAAGCGGGCCAAGAAACTACTTCGGAGCTGGCAGAAGCTCATCGAGCCAGCACACCAGCATGAGGTGGCACTGCGGGGGCTGGCAGGGGCCACCGGCTCTGCTAACGGGGGCGCACACAACTGCCGGCCAGAGGTCGGGGCGGCCGGCCCGCCCAGGAGCATCCACGACCTGAAAAGCCGCAATGACCTCCAGAGGCTGCCTGGGCAGCGGCTGGACAGACTGGGCAGCCGCAAGCGCCGGGGTGACCAGCGTGACCTTGGCCACCCGGGGCCGCCACCCAAGGTCTCCAAAGCTACCCATGACCCCCTGGTCCCCAACTCATCCCCCCTCCCCACCAATGGGATCAGTGGGAGCCCAGAGAGTTTCCCCGGCTCCCTGGATGGCAGCGGGCATGCAGGCCCGGAGGGCAGCCGCCTGGAACGTGGTGAGAACGACAAGCACGGTGGCAAGATCCCCATCAATGCCGTGCGGCCACACACCAGCTCCCCAGGCCTGAGTAAACCCCCTGGGCCCTGCTTGCAGGCAAAGGCTTCAGTGCTGCAGCAGTTGGACAGGGTGGACGAGACTCCAGGGCCTCCCCACCCCAAGGGGCCCCCTCGCTGCTCTTTCAGTCCTCGGAACTCACGGCATGAGGGCTCCTTTGCCCGGCAGCAGAACTTGTATGTACCTAAGGGctccatgcccagcccctcaCCACGGCCCCAGACACTTGATGCCACACAGGTGCCGTCACCGCTTCCACTGGCACAGCCGTCCACACCCCCTGTGCGGCGGCCTGAGCTGCTGTCCAGCTCGGAAAGCCCAGTACGCTGGCTTGAGCAGCCTGAGAGCCACCAACGGCTGGCAGGGCCAGGCTGCAAGGCTGGGCTATCCCCGGCCGAGCCCCTCCTGTCCCGGGCAGGCTTCTCCCCAGACTCCTCCAAGGCGGACAGTGATGCTGCCTCCTCTGGGGGTTCGGACAGTAAAAAGAAGAAGAGGTACCGGCCTCGAGACTACACGGTTAACTTGGACGGGCAGGTGGCCGAGGCGGGCGTCAAGCCTGTCCGGTTAAAAGAGCGGAAGCTCACCTTTGACCCCATGACAAGACAGATCAAACCTCTGACCCAGAAAGAGCCAGTGCGGGCAGACAGCCCTGTGCACATGGAGCAGCCGTCCAGGACAGAGCTGGACAAgcaggaggccaaggccagcctCCAGAGCCCCTTCGAACAGACGAACTGGAAGGAGCTGTCACGCAATGAGATCATCCAGTCCTACCTGAGCCGGCAGAGCAGCCTGCTCTCATCTTCGGGCGCACAGACCCCGGGGGCTCACCACTTCATGTCTGAGTACCTGAAGCAGGAGGAGAGCACCCGGCGAGGGGCCAGGCAGCTGCACGTGCTGGTGCCTCAAAGCCCGCCCACGGACCTCCCTGGGCTGACCCGGGAGGTCACACAGGACGATCTAAACAGAATCCAGGCCAGCCAGTGGCCGGGGGTGAACGGGTGTCAGGACACACAGGGTAACTGGTATGACTGGACGCAGTGCATATCGCTCGATCCTCACGGTGACGATGGGCGCTTGAACATTCTGCCTTATGTCTGCTTAGACTGA